TCGTTAGTAAAAGTTGTTGATTTATACGCCCACCGCCGTTGTATATATGCTTTGTTGCAGCACACGCAATTATTTTTGACTGTTTGTTCGCTTCGTGAAACTAAAACGACGCTGCGAAGATGATGGCAACCAGAAGGAATTGGAAGTGCCCGACCCTGTTGTTAATAACCGTAGTCCTATGGTTGAACGCAGCCAATTGCCAGCAGCAAACTGGtaatgaaatatttgactCGAGTTTATGTCCTCGTCGTTTATATAGATTGCAGCTATAACAttgtttcgtctttttttctctgctgctTCCAGCTAGCAATATCAGCCGGAAGAAATTAACTTGTCCCGTCGCTTCACCCCCGAAAAATGGCAAAATCAAATTGGGTTCGGGCGGCCGTGAAGCTAAGTACAGCTGCAATCAATATTACGTCCTGGTCGGCCAAAACACGTCGACGTGTCTCCAGGGCGAGTGGACATCGGAGACTCCAGTTTGTGCCAGTGAGTAGGATTTTTGGTTGACATTCATGAGGAAATTATGTTATACACTATAGACTCGTATTAATGATTGTATATTTTGTTTGTGCTTTTTCGCTGTTGTTATTTGCCGCAGCTGACGGCTGCCAGTCCGTTCCGTCGCCTCCGTCGGGACGATTCATCCCCAGCGACGGAGGGGCCGTCACGAGACTCGAGTGCGATCCGGGCTACAGACCATCAGGTTGGCCCTTGATCTACTGTGTCGACAGATTCGTCTGGAACGGAACAGCCCCCCATTGCCAAGGTCAGTCcactgtttgttttatttgtttatttcataTCGATAAGTTGGTTATGTCGTCTTATAGCCAACGGCGACGTGCAGCAGTTGGCGACGCGTTGCGACTTTGAGAGCCAAGACCTTTGCGGATGGGTCCAGGACACGCGGACTGACGAGTTTGACTGGGCTTGGCGAAACGATAACGGAACATCGTCGTTTCACCTTGGAACCGGCCCGTCATTTGATCACACTCTGGGCGAAGGCAAAGccggttagtttttttttattcctctcGATTGAACGCGCACGGATTGATtttctcggattttttaaaacttctgggtttttcattttgtcttgATGCATTAATGTGGCCGGCAAAATTTGGGAAAACCCGACAAATTTGGGGATTTCcgaaagaaatgggaaaaacaatttcggtattttaaatttttttttgtgtcttgtGGGCGAAGGTCATTATCTATTCATCGAGTCTTTCAATCGAGTCCTGAATGGTACGGCCCGCCTCTTCTCGCCCGTTTACAGCCCACCGAAAGCATCCGCCGCGGTCAACGAAGAAGtttgtttctccttttggTTCCACATGTACGGCAGCACGGCCGGTAAAATGCTTCATCCGGATATCATTCTATAAGTCTAGTTTTTATATTACTATAATTAGTTGCTATTCCTTATTAATTGTagtaaataataactttttattgtttttatttattttgaaaactaaTATTATAGGTCAACTTCATGTCTACATCAAAccggaaagtaaaaaaatgtcgGAACTGAGGCCGGTCTTTATCCGCTCTGGAGATCAGGGCGATCATTGGCGTCAAGGTTACATTTCGCTGGACACGGTCACTGAAAACTTCCAGGTAAATAGTTTACATTACGCAACTTCGCGCAACTTGATGTACTAATATCTATTTAACTTCTCTGTTGTTTGTTGGAGcacgttttatttttgatttttttttcaccataTAGGTTGTGATTGAAGGCGTACGAGGATCGGGTGACGCCGGCGACTCGGCCATTGACGACGTCCAGTTGACAAAGGGCGAGGAATGTCTGGCAGCTCTGAAGAGAATGATGCATGACACAGGTATATCTATTTAACCTTTTCATATAGGCGCTCGAGTTGTTGCAACCCAGCAACAAGTTGCGTTCATTTCACGAAAGCAAAACACACGATGAAAAAGAATGACATCAAACTATAATCAACAAGTCAACTGAAATACTTGTACATTATGTGCAGTGCTATTTATGGACAGGATAAATTCGTTTATCAATTTTGATTGAAACGAATTTGCATTTGATTTATTAATCGCtttgtttttc
The sequence above is drawn from the Daphnia pulicaria isolate SC F1-1A chromosome 1, SC_F0-13Bv2, whole genome shotgun sequence genome and encodes:
- the LOC124311589 gene encoding MAM and LDL-receptor class A domain-containing protein 1-like produces the protein MMATRRNWKCPTLLLITVVLWLNAANCQQQTASNISRKKLTCPVASPPKNGKIKLGSGGREAKYSCNQYYVLVGQNTSTCLQGEWTSETPVCATDGCQSVPSPPSGRFIPSDGGAVTRLECDPGYRPSGWPLIYCVDRFVWNGTAPHCQANGDVQQLATRCDFESQDLCGWVQDTRTDEFDWAWRNDNGTSSFHLGTGPSFDHTLGEGKAGHYLFIESFNRVLNGTARLFSPVYSPPKASAAVNEEVCFSFWFHMYGSTAGQLHVYIKPESKKMSELRPVFIRSGDQGDHWRQGYISLDTVTENFQVVIEGVRGSGDAGDSAIDDVQLTKGEECLAALKRMMHDTETTTTQPSSTIPPPSNPTTASTTSVLLNGDPPQGGLPADEQPVITANQQSSSSGASIQVSLPNWLIVVTVVVAALGDSLARDGWCRRRP